One Aliidongia dinghuensis DNA window includes the following coding sequences:
- a CDS encoding xanthine dehydrogenase family protein molybdopterin-binding subunit, translated as MPSDISLTPASPHVRHGSNIGQPLTRRDGILKVTGQARYAADNHPAGMLHAVLAVSHIARGRVVSLDVVAAKAHPGVVEVMTPANRPPLAEDPDAKTNPFMFRLDLLQNDRVRYVSQPIAVVIAETLEAATEGAALLAPQYEAEPARIGLDADESFVPPAVGVGHPAEVRHGDVEQGLDAAVHRIEVTYETPAQYHNAMEPHAIVAAWDGDALTIDTPTQGLAMAQARIAGLLGIAPGKIHIRSPFLGGGFGAKGLIAGPQILGILAAQLVGRPVKLVMRREQLSGPVGHRSPSRQTMRLGTDAEGALTALSHQAKIATSSFDDFFEPAAGASHALYASPAIVTQHEAVRLDTGTPLFMRAPGEATGSIALESAIDEAAWACGMDPLAFRLKNYAEVEPISGKPFSSKALRECYTEGAVRFGWWERRLEPRQMRDAAGLLVGWGVGTATFPALMFQGEARAVIRRDGTGVMETGAHDMGQGAWTALAQIAADALGLELDQVAFRAGTSDLPDAGIAGGSAHTATAGMALHNAGAAVIAKLADLATGDERSPLFGAGNAGVMARGGRLHRRDDESRSESYAEVLDRAGLAEIEARGQGTADPVLQQHYAMHAHGAVFAEVKVDPELGQIRATRLIGAFAAGRIINPRMVQSQYLGGMIWGVSFALHEEAIADRRSGRILNANLAEYHIPVNADVPSLEAVLVDEHDPHVNALGIKGVGEIGITGSAGAIANAVWHATGIRPRRFPIRIDDLLAQETP; from the coding sequence ATGCCGTCTGACATCAGCCTCACCCCGGCATCGCCCCACGTGCGGCACGGCTCGAACATCGGGCAGCCGCTGACCCGCCGCGACGGGATCCTGAAGGTCACCGGCCAGGCCCGATACGCCGCGGACAATCACCCCGCCGGCATGCTGCACGCCGTGCTGGCGGTGAGCCACATCGCGCGCGGCCGCGTCGTTTCGCTGGACGTCGTGGCGGCCAAGGCCCATCCGGGCGTCGTCGAGGTCATGACGCCGGCCAACCGGCCGCCGCTTGCGGAGGATCCGGACGCCAAGACGAACCCATTCATGTTCCGGCTCGATCTGCTGCAGAACGACCGCGTGCGCTACGTCAGTCAGCCGATCGCCGTCGTCATCGCGGAAACGCTGGAGGCCGCGACGGAGGGCGCGGCGCTGCTGGCGCCGCAATACGAAGCCGAGCCGGCCCGGATCGGCCTCGATGCGGACGAAAGCTTCGTGCCGCCGGCGGTCGGCGTCGGCCATCCGGCGGAGGTGCGGCATGGCGATGTCGAGCAAGGGCTCGACGCGGCCGTGCATCGGATCGAGGTGACCTACGAGACGCCCGCCCAATACCACAACGCCATGGAGCCGCATGCGATCGTGGCGGCGTGGGACGGCGATGCGCTCACGATCGACACGCCGACCCAGGGGCTTGCCATGGCGCAGGCGCGGATCGCCGGGCTCCTCGGCATCGCGCCCGGCAAGATCCATATCCGCAGCCCGTTCCTCGGCGGCGGCTTTGGTGCCAAGGGCCTGATCGCCGGGCCGCAGATCCTCGGCATCCTGGCGGCCCAGCTGGTCGGCCGGCCGGTCAAGCTGGTGATGCGGCGTGAGCAGCTCTCAGGGCCCGTCGGGCATCGCTCGCCGAGCCGGCAGACGATGCGGCTCGGCACCGACGCCGAGGGCGCGCTGACCGCGCTCAGCCACCAGGCCAAGATCGCGACCAGCAGCTTCGACGATTTCTTCGAGCCCGCGGCCGGCGCCTCGCATGCGCTTTATGCGAGCCCGGCGATCGTCACCCAGCACGAGGCAGTCCGGCTCGACACCGGCACGCCGCTGTTCATGCGCGCGCCCGGCGAGGCGACGGGATCGATCGCGCTCGAAAGCGCCATCGACGAAGCGGCTTGGGCCTGCGGCATGGACCCGCTGGCCTTCCGCTTGAAGAACTATGCCGAGGTCGAACCGATCTCGGGCAAGCCCTTCTCCTCCAAGGCGCTCCGCGAGTGCTACACTGAAGGGGCCGTGCGTTTCGGCTGGTGGGAACGCCGGCTCGAGCCCCGGCAGATGCGCGACGCGGCCGGACTGCTGGTCGGCTGGGGCGTCGGCACCGCCACCTTCCCGGCGCTCATGTTCCAGGGCGAGGCCCGCGCCGTGATCCGCCGCGACGGGACGGGTGTCATGGAGACGGGCGCGCACGACATGGGCCAGGGTGCCTGGACGGCGCTCGCCCAGATCGCGGCCGATGCGCTCGGGCTCGAGCTCGACCAGGTCGCGTTCCGGGCGGGCACCTCGGACCTGCCGGATGCCGGCATTGCCGGCGGCTCGGCCCATACCGCGACCGCCGGCATGGCGCTCCACAATGCCGGGGCTGCGGTCATCGCCAAGCTGGCGGACCTTGCCACGGGCGACGAGCGCTCGCCGCTGTTCGGTGCCGGCAATGCCGGCGTCATGGCACGCGGCGGTCGGCTCCACCGCCGCGACGACGAAAGCCGCAGCGAGAGCTATGCCGAGGTCCTGGACCGCGCCGGGCTCGCTGAGATCGAGGCGCGCGGCCAGGGTACCGCGGACCCGGTCCTGCAACAGCACTATGCGATGCACGCCCACGGTGCGGTCTTCGCCGAGGTCAAGGTCGATCCGGAGCTGGGCCAGATCCGCGCCACGCGCCTCATCGGCGCTTTCGCGGCCGGCCGGATCATCAATCCCCGCATGGTGCAGAGCCAGTATCTGGGCGGCATGATCTGGGGCGTGTCCTTCGCGCTGCACGAGGAGGCCATTGCCGACCGGCGCTCCGGCCGGATCCTGAACGCGAACCTGGCCGAGTATCACATTCCGGTAAATGCCGATGTGCCGTCGCTCGAGGCTGTGCTCGTCGACGAGCACGACCCCCATGTGAATGCGCTCGGCATCAAGGGTGTCGGCGAGATCGGCATCACCGGCTCGGCCGGTGCCATCGCCAATGCGGTCTGGCACGCGACCGGCATCCGGCCGCGCCGCTTCCCGATCCGGATCGACGACCTCTTGGCGCAAGAGACCCCGTAG
- a CDS encoding GFA family protein: protein MDRFTGGCLCGNVRIVASGLPYRVGLCHCLDCRKHHGALFHASAVFPQDAVTIDGETRDYAGRFFCPRCGSSVFARTADEIEVNLGSLDAPDQLMPTYESWIIRRESWLPPFPLTRRYDRDRDATGRFEA from the coding sequence ATGGATCGCTTCACCGGCGGTTGCCTGTGCGGCAACGTTCGAATTGTGGCGTCCGGGCTCCCATACCGGGTCGGCCTTTGTCACTGTCTCGACTGCCGCAAGCATCATGGGGCCCTTTTTCACGCTTCCGCAGTGTTCCCGCAGGATGCGGTGACGATCGATGGCGAAACGCGCGACTACGCCGGGCGATTTTTCTGTCCCCGCTGCGGCTCATCCGTTTTCGCGCGCACCGCAGACGAAATCGAAGTGAACCTGGGATCGCTCGATGCCCCTGACCAGCTGATGCCAACCTACGAAAGCTGGATCATCCGCCGCGAGTCCTGGTTGCCGCCGTTTCCGCTCACGAGACGATACGACCGCGATCGTGACGCCACGGGGCGCTTCGAGGCGTAG
- a CDS encoding NnrU family protein, whose protein sequence is MAMLIIAAVAFVGTHFLLSHPLRAGVVHAIGEQGFTALYSVVAFATLGWMVAAYLAAPTTEPHWVAGDLTWAIATAVMLLASILLAGSLVKNPAFPTLGAPLSEPGPARGVYAITRHPMMWSFAIWGLAHIAVYPVDKNIAVAIAIVVLALVGSRLQDAKKERAQPDVWPAWERRTSFIPFAAVIAGRAQIGSLGPFATIAGTLLWLGTTWAHLPLAGWAAGIWRWM, encoded by the coding sequence ATGGCCATGCTGATCATCGCGGCCGTCGCATTCGTCGGAACGCATTTCCTGCTTTCCCATCCGCTTCGGGCGGGGGTCGTCCACGCCATCGGCGAGCAGGGCTTCACCGCCCTGTATTCGGTCGTTGCGTTCGCAACGCTCGGATGGATGGTCGCTGCCTATCTTGCTGCTCCGACGACCGAGCCGCATTGGGTAGCGGGCGACTTAACATGGGCGATCGCCACCGCGGTCATGCTGCTGGCGTCCATCCTTCTCGCCGGGTCGCTGGTCAAAAATCCCGCTTTTCCGACCCTCGGCGCGCCGTTGTCAGAGCCAGGTCCCGCGCGTGGCGTCTACGCGATCACGCGCCATCCGATGATGTGGTCGTTTGCGATATGGGGCCTCGCCCACATCGCGGTCTATCCTGTTGACAAGAACATCGCCGTGGCTATCGCCATCGTCGTGCTGGCCCTGGTCGGTTCGAGGCTGCAGGACGCGAAGAAGGAGCGCGCTCAGCCGGACGTCTGGCCGGCCTGGGAGCGCCGCACCAGCTTCATTCCCTTCGCGGCGGTGATCGCAGGCCGGGCGCAGATCGGAAGCCTTGGCCCATTCGCCACGATCGCCGGCACGTTGCTCTGGCTCGGGACGACCTGGGCGCATCTTCCGCTCGCCGGTTGGGCCGCCGGCATATGGCGATGGATGTGA
- a CDS encoding TetR/AcrR family transcriptional regulator — translation MTSEAGLRETLIAAALGILEAGGEEPSLRAVARAAGVSAMAPYRHFSNKVALMAAVANHGFEALRDALVAADDKPDPREALVAQGLAFIDFATNHPALFRLMYSHQYGSAGADAVLGTYQVLADRMVDVMPTQASAGALACRALVQGIATIVLNDRLAPSKADDIATALRLFVYGVAHAAR, via the coding sequence GTGACTTCAGAAGCCGGCCTTCGAGAGACGTTGATTGCTGCCGCCCTTGGCATCCTGGAAGCGGGTGGGGAGGAGCCCAGCCTCCGGGCAGTGGCGCGGGCGGCCGGTGTGTCGGCGATGGCGCCCTACCGACACTTCTCGAACAAGGTCGCTCTGATGGCGGCTGTTGCGAACCATGGGTTCGAGGCTCTGCGAGACGCCCTGGTGGCTGCCGACGACAAGCCCGATCCCCGGGAGGCCCTTGTCGCGCAGGGACTGGCCTTCATCGATTTCGCGACGAACCATCCGGCTCTGTTCCGGCTGATGTACAGCCATCAATACGGCAGCGCGGGCGCGGATGCGGTGCTGGGAACCTACCAGGTGCTCGCCGACCGGATGGTCGACGTCATGCCGACCCAGGCTTCCGCCGGTGCGCTTGCCTGCAGAGCACTCGTCCAGGGTATCGCCACGATTGTACTGAATGACAGGCTCGCGCCGTCGAAGGCGGACGACATAGCTACCGCATTGCGGCTCTTCGTCTACGGGGTGGCGCACGCCGCCCGATGA
- a CDS encoding acetyl-CoA carboxylase carboxyltransferase subunit alpha — MQNFLEFERPIAELESKIEELRHLPTAADINITDEVAVLEAKASRLLKQTYAKLTAWQKVQVARHPDRPHFLDYAQALFTEFTPLAGDRAFAEDRAIVGGLARFRGRSVVVMGTEKGHEVESRVKHNFGMARPEGYRKAIRLFEMAERFRLPVITLVDTAGAWPGIDAEARGQAEAIARSIEVSLKLTVPLVATIIGEGGSGGAVALASGNTVLMLEHSIYSVISPEGCASILWRSGEQAALAAEALRLTAQDLLKLGVIDQIVPEPIGGAHRERAAAIAVLGDALQEALKPLLEMNPGDLKTQRRQKFLAMGAHGL, encoded by the coding sequence ATGCAAAACTTCCTCGAATTCGAGCGGCCGATCGCGGAGCTCGAAAGCAAAATTGAAGAGCTGCGCCACCTTCCGACCGCAGCCGACATCAACATCACCGACGAGGTCGCCGTGCTTGAGGCGAAGGCGTCGCGGCTGTTGAAGCAGACCTATGCCAAGCTTACGGCCTGGCAGAAGGTGCAGGTCGCCCGCCATCCGGACCGGCCGCATTTCCTCGATTACGCCCAGGCGCTGTTCACCGAGTTCACGCCCCTGGCCGGCGACCGCGCCTTTGCCGAGGACCGGGCGATCGTCGGCGGCCTGGCGCGCTTCCGCGGCCGCTCGGTCGTGGTCATGGGCACGGAGAAGGGCCACGAGGTCGAAAGCCGCGTGAAACACAATTTCGGCATGGCGCGGCCCGAAGGCTATCGCAAGGCGATCCGGCTGTTCGAGATGGCCGAGCGTTTCCGCCTGCCGGTCATCACGCTGGTCGACACGGCCGGCGCCTGGCCCGGCATCGATGCCGAGGCGCGCGGCCAGGCCGAGGCGATCGCCCGTTCGATCGAGGTGTCGCTGAAGCTGACCGTGCCGCTGGTCGCGACCATCATCGGCGAGGGCGGCTCGGGCGGTGCCGTGGCGCTTGCGTCCGGCAACACGGTCCTGATGCTTGAGCACTCGATCTATTCGGTGATCTCGCCCGAGGGCTGCGCCTCGATCCTGTGGCGCAGCGGCGAGCAGGCGGCGCTCGCGGCCGAGGCGCTCCGGCTCACGGCACAGGATCTCCTGAAGCTCGGCGTCATCGACCAGATCGTGCCGGAGCCGATCGGCGGCGCCCACCGCGAACGGGCCGCCGCCATCGCCGTGCTGGGCGATGCGCTGCAGGAAGCCCTGAAGCCCCTGCTGGAGATGAACCCAGGCGACCTCAAGACCCAGCGCCGGCAGAAATTCCTCGCCATGGGCGCCCACGGCCTCTGA
- a CDS encoding HpcH/HpaI aldolase/citrate lyase family protein: MSFTLIEQAPARLNRSELAVPGSSPQLFEKAAKSAADVIFLDLEDAVAPDDKPQARKNIIQALNDIDWGNKIMSVRINGLDTHYMYRDVVDVVEQAGKRLDLIMIPKVGTASDVYAVDMLLTQIEQAKGYTKKIGLELIIETALGMQNVEAISAASKRNESLHFGVADYAASTRARTTNIGGANPAYSVLTDKDEAGNRAVHWGDMWHYAIARMVVAARANGLRPVDGPFGDFSDVDGYKAAAYRAAVLGCEGKWAIHPSQLALANEVFSPSEAEVAKAKRILAAMAEAQREGRGAVALDGRLIDIASIRQAEVLVKKAAQIAGA; this comes from the coding sequence ATGAGCTTCACCCTGATCGAACAAGCGCCCGCCCGGCTCAACCGCAGCGAACTCGCCGTGCCGGGCAGCTCGCCGCAGCTGTTCGAGAAGGCGGCGAAGAGCGCCGCCGACGTCATCTTCCTTGACCTCGAGGACGCGGTCGCCCCCGACGACAAGCCGCAGGCGCGCAAGAACATCATCCAGGCGCTGAACGACATCGACTGGGGCAATAAGATCATGTCGGTCCGCATCAACGGGCTCGACACGCACTACATGTACCGCGACGTGGTCGACGTGGTCGAACAGGCGGGGAAAAGGCTCGACCTGATCATGATCCCCAAGGTCGGCACCGCGTCCGACGTTTATGCCGTCGACATGCTGCTGACCCAGATCGAGCAGGCCAAGGGCTATACCAAGAAGATCGGGCTCGAGCTCATCATCGAGACGGCGCTCGGCATGCAGAATGTCGAGGCGATCTCGGCCGCGTCCAAGCGCAACGAGTCGCTGCATTTCGGCGTCGCCGACTACGCCGCCTCGACGCGCGCGCGCACGACCAACATCGGCGGCGCCAACCCGGCCTATTCGGTGCTGACCGATAAGGACGAGGCGGGCAACCGCGCTGTCCATTGGGGCGACATGTGGCACTATGCCATCGCCCGCATGGTCGTGGCCGCCCGCGCCAACGGGCTCCGGCCGGTCGACGGCCCGTTCGGCGATTTCTCGGACGTGGACGGGTACAAGGCGGCGGCCTATCGTGCGGCAGTGCTCGGCTGCGAGGGCAAATGGGCGATCCATCCGTCGCAGCTGGCGCTCGCGAACGAGGTGTTCAGCCCGTCGGAAGCGGAGGTCGCGAAGGCGAAGCGCATCCTCGCCGCGATGGCCGAGGCGCAGCGCGAGGGCCGAGGTGCGGTGGCCCTCGACGGCCGCCTGATCGACATCGCCTCGATCCGCCAGGCCGAGGTGCTGGTCAAGAAGGCAGCACAGATCGCCGGGGCCTGA
- the xerD gene encoding site-specific tyrosine recombinase XerD: MAGPGRPPGRPKTAPPILAPQAEAFLEMLAAERGAAALTLDAYRRDLADFEAFLRGAPAASAGADEVRRYLARLDATGMAPRTAARRLSALRQFFKFLLTEGLRADDPTAVVDAPRQGRPLPKILSEAEVTALIETARRDESPEGIRLSAMLELMYASGLRVSELVALPLGTVARGERAILVRGKGDKERLVPLGAEARKAIQDYLAIRPLFLAEGQVSRWLFPSRAASGHLTRMRFGQLLKDLAVKAGLDPAKLSPHVLRHAFATHLLSHGADLRSVQQMLGHADISTTQIYTHVDVERLTTLVKTHHPLAKRGS, from the coding sequence GTGGCCGGGCCCGGCCGTCCCCCCGGCCGTCCCAAGACGGCGCCGCCGATCCTGGCGCCGCAGGCCGAGGCCTTTCTGGAGATGCTCGCTGCTGAGCGCGGTGCGGCTGCGCTCACGCTCGACGCCTATCGGCGCGACCTTGCCGACTTCGAAGCGTTTCTCAGGGGTGCACCCGCGGCCTCGGCTGGGGCGGACGAGGTGCGGCGCTATCTGGCGCGGCTCGATGCGACCGGCATGGCGCCGCGCACGGCCGCCCGCCGCCTGTCGGCGCTCCGGCAATTCTTCAAGTTCCTCTTGACCGAGGGCCTGCGGGCCGACGACCCGACCGCGGTCGTGGATGCGCCGCGCCAGGGCCGGCCGCTGCCGAAGATCCTGAGCGAGGCGGAGGTGACCGCGCTCATCGAGACCGCGCGGCGCGACGAAAGCCCGGAGGGCATCCGGCTCTCGGCCATGCTGGAGCTGATGTACGCGAGTGGCCTGCGCGTGTCCGAGCTGGTGGCGCTGCCGCTCGGCACGGTCGCACGCGGCGAGCGGGCGATCCTGGTGCGCGGCAAGGGCGACAAGGAGCGGCTGGTGCCGCTCGGCGCCGAGGCGCGCAAGGCGATCCAGGACTATCTCGCAATCCGGCCGCTGTTCCTCGCTGAGGGCCAGGTATCGCGCTGGCTGTTCCCGTCGCGCGCCGCGAGCGGGCATCTGACGCGCATGCGCTTCGGCCAGCTCTTGAAGGACCTCGCGGTCAAGGCGGGGCTCGATCCGGCGAAGCTATCACCGCATGTGCTGCGCCACGCGTTCGCGACCCATCTCCTGAGCCACGGCGCCGACCTTCGCAGCGTGCAGCAGATGCTGGGTCACGCCGACATTTCGACGACGCAGATCTATACCCACGTCGACGTCGAGCGCCTGACGACGCTGGTCAAGACGCACCACCCGCTCGCCAAGCGCGGCAGCTGA
- a CDS encoding shikimate kinase — protein MLNPQPPFRLGRTLVLVGLMGAGKTSIGKRIAQRLGVPFTDADAEIEAAANMTIAEIFARDGEAVFRAGERRVIARLLDGPIHVLATGGGAFMDPATRARIHERALSIWLRADIEVLMGRVARRRHRPLLNQGDPREILERLIAVRHPVYAEADLTVDSLAAPAENMVERVLAGLACWADENGVVDHPPHAQKPPVPKPTVSEVA, from the coding sequence ATGCTTAATCCGCAGCCGCCGTTTCGGCTCGGTCGGACGCTGGTGCTGGTCGGGCTAATGGGGGCCGGCAAGACCTCGATCGGTAAGCGCATCGCCCAGCGTCTGGGCGTGCCCTTCACCGATGCCGACGCCGAGATCGAGGCGGCCGCGAACATGACCATCGCCGAGATCTTCGCCCGCGACGGCGAGGCGGTGTTCAGGGCCGGCGAGCGCCGGGTGATAGCGCGCCTGCTCGACGGGCCGATCCACGTGCTCGCGACCGGCGGCGGCGCCTTCATGGACCCGGCGACCCGGGCGCGGATCCACGAGCGTGCGTTGTCGATCTGGCTGCGTGCCGACATCGAGGTGCTGATGGGCCGCGTCGCCCGGCGCCGTCACCGGCCGCTGCTCAATCAGGGCGACCCGCGCGAAATCCTGGAGCGGCTGATTGCGGTGCGCCATCCGGTCTATGCCGAGGCGGACCTGACCGTCGACAGCCTGGCGGCCCCGGCCGAGAACATGGTCGAGCGCGTGCTGGCGGGCTTGGCCTGCTGGGCGGACGAGAACGGTGTCGTCGACCATCCGCCGCACGCTCAGAAACCCCCTGTCCCCAAACCAACCGTCTCCGAGGTCGCTTAA
- the aroB gene encoding 3-dehydroquinate synthase — protein sequence MSLVPVALAGRSYDILIERGLIARAGALIRPVLGARRLVVLTDENVARHHLAALEASLAAADYRFDTVVVPPGEQAKDLHRFPELAERLLGLGLERGTAFVALGGGVIGDLAGFAAATLLRGLDFVQVPTTLLAQIDSSVGGKTGVNARRGKNLVGAFHQPRLVLADLAALDTLPRREWLAGYAEMVKYGLLGDADFFARLERDGEVILAGAPGPLGEAVAHCCRMKAEIVAEDEREAGRRALLNLGHTFGHALEAETGYGPDLLHGEAVAIGMMLAADLSRRLGLLGEADFARIGRHLTATGLMTRVDQVPGGPFTADRLIQHMAHDKKVAEGRIAFVLMRGLGDSFQRRDVPPELVRDCFTTAGAV from the coding sequence ATGAGCCTGGTCCCGGTCGCCCTTGCCGGCCGCAGCTACGACATCCTGATCGAGCGCGGGCTGATCGCGCGCGCGGGCGCGCTCATCCGTCCGGTGCTGGGCGCGCGTCGCCTGGTCGTGCTGACCGATGAGAACGTGGCGCGACATCATCTGGCAGCGCTTGAGGCGAGCCTCGCTGCGGCCGACTATCGCTTCGACACGGTCGTAGTGCCGCCGGGCGAACAGGCCAAGGACCTGCACCGCTTTCCGGAACTGGCCGAGCGGCTCTTGGGCCTCGGGCTCGAGCGCGGCACGGCCTTCGTGGCCCTCGGCGGCGGCGTCATTGGCGACCTGGCCGGCTTTGCCGCGGCGACGCTGCTGCGCGGCCTCGATTTCGTGCAGGTGCCGACCACGCTGCTCGCCCAGATCGACAGTTCCGTCGGCGGCAAGACCGGCGTCAACGCCCGGCGCGGCAAGAACCTGGTCGGTGCCTTCCATCAGCCGCGCCTGGTGCTGGCCGATCTCGCCGCCCTCGACACGCTGCCGCGCCGCGAATGGCTCGCGGGCTATGCCGAGATGGTGAAATACGGCCTTCTGGGCGACGCGGACTTCTTCGCCCGGCTCGAGCGCGATGGCGAGGTGATCCTCGCCGGCGCGCCGGGTCCGCTCGGCGAGGCGGTCGCCCATTGCTGTCGGATGAAGGCCGAGATCGTCGCCGAGGACGAGCGTGAGGCCGGCCGGCGTGCGCTGCTCAATCTCGGCCATACCTTCGGCCACGCGCTCGAGGCGGAGACAGGCTACGGTCCCGACCTGCTGCATGGCGAGGCGGTCGCGATCGGCATGATGCTGGCGGCTGACCTGTCGCGGCGGCTGGGTCTCCTGGGCGAGGCCGACTTCGCCCGCATTGGCCGGCATCTGACGGCAACCGGGCTCATGACCCGGGTCGACCAGGTGCCGGGCGGCCCGTTCACAGCCGACCGACTCATCCAGCACATGGCGCACGACAAGAAGGTGGCGGAGGGCCGCATCGCCTTCGTGCTGATGCGCGGCCTTGGTGATTCATTCCAGCGGCGCGACGTGCCGCCGGAGCTCGTCCGCGATTGCTTCACCACGGCCGGCGCCGTCTGA
- a CDS encoding CBS domain-containing protein: MGRKIVPDLVQNQVLTILAPGLSVREAAKAMADRNIGAVLVAEAGRLKGICTERDVAHRVVAKGRDPDRTTIAEIMTADPAVVSPDETPATALDMMRRIGCRHLPVMDGDRIAGMLSIRDLYAAIQAELEEDLRLRDDFIMGSGYSVA, translated from the coding sequence ATGGGCCGAAAAATCGTTCCCGATCTCGTCCAGAATCAGGTTCTGACCATTCTCGCGCCGGGCTTGAGCGTGCGCGAAGCGGCGAAGGCGATGGCCGACCGCAACATCGGCGCGGTGCTGGTCGCCGAGGCCGGCCGGCTCAAGGGCATCTGCACCGAGCGGGACGTGGCCCATCGCGTGGTCGCCAAAGGGCGCGACCCCGATCGCACCACGATCGCCGAGATCATGACCGCCGACCCGGCCGTGGTGTCGCCCGACGAGACACCGGCCACGGCGCTCGACATGATGCGCCGCATCGGCTGCCGCCACCTGCCGGTCATGGATGGCGACCGCATCGCCGGCATGCTGTCGATCCGCGACCTCTATGCCGCGATCCAGGCCGAACTCGAGGAAGACCTGCGCCTGCGCGACGACTTCATCATGGGCAGCGGCTACAGCGTCGCCTGA
- a CDS encoding aminotransferase class I/II-fold pyridoxal phosphate-dependent enzyme, whose product MAAPLDSAPARPALVSIVDALPASTPFVGPEALERRFGRPLHVRLGANESLFGPSERVIEAMRQAALETHLYGDPEAFELRTALARHHGLTLDHVVLGSGIDELLGLFVRAYLAPGEIAVMSLGGYPTFAYQVAGHGGRIETVPYRDDRNDAEGLVEAARRVGARLLYLSNPDNPSGSHLTAASQLELIERLPPNCLLVLDEAYAEFAPADAIPEVSADDPRVVRLRTFSKAHGLAGMRVGYAFGAAETIRPLDRIRNQFGVGRMAQAAALAALADQDHVASVVAAVAQGRAEYAELARELGFAALPSATNFVAIDVATNACAKTLLASLLEREGVFIRMPGAAPLDRCIRVTVGRAEDRTVFAAAFRRVVACL is encoded by the coding sequence ATGGCCGCTCCGTTGGATTCGGCGCCCGCTCGCCCGGCGCTCGTCTCTATCGTCGACGCCCTGCCGGCCTCGACCCCGTTCGTCGGCCCCGAGGCGCTAGAGCGCCGGTTCGGCCGGCCGCTTCACGTCCGCCTCGGCGCCAACGAGAGTCTGTTCGGCCCGTCCGAACGCGTGATCGAGGCCATGCGCCAGGCCGCGCTCGAGACCCATCTCTACGGCGATCCTGAGGCCTTCGAGCTCCGCACGGCGCTCGCCCGCCACCACGGCCTGACGCTCGACCATGTCGTGCTGGGCTCCGGCATCGACGAGCTTCTGGGCCTGTTCGTCCGCGCCTATCTGGCGCCGGGCGAGATCGCCGTCATGTCGCTGGGCGGCTATCCGACCTTCGCCTATCAAGTGGCAGGCCACGGCGGCCGGATCGAGACCGTGCCGTATCGCGACGACCGGAATGATGCCGAGGGCTTGGTCGAGGCGGCCCGCCGGGTCGGCGCGCGACTGCTCTATCTTTCGAACCCGGATAATCCGAGCGGCAGCCATCTGACGGCCGCGAGCCAGCTCGAACTGATCGAACGCCTGCCGCCCAATTGCCTGCTCGTGCTCGACGAGGCCTATGCCGAGTTCGCGCCGGCCGATGCGATCCCGGAGGTTTCGGCCGACGATCCGCGCGTCGTCAGGCTCCGGACCTTTTCCAAGGCGCATGGGCTCGCCGGCATGCGCGTCGGCTACGCCTTCGGCGCGGCGGAGACGATCCGGCCGCTCGACCGGATCCGCAACCAGTTCGGCGTCGGCCGGATGGCCCAGGCGGCGGCACTTGCCGCGCTTGCGGACCAGGATCACGTCGCGAGCGTCGTCGCTGCGGTCGCCCAGGGCCGTGCGGAATATGCCGAGCTCGCCCGCGAACTGGGCTTCGCCGCCCTGCCGTCGGCGACCAATTTCGTCGCGATCGACGTTGCGACCAATGCCTGCGCCAAGACGCTGCTGGCATCCCTGCTGGAACGCGAGGGCGTGTTCATCCGCATGCCGGGTGCGGCCCCGCTCGACCGCTGCATCCGCGTCACGGTCGGCCGCGCCGAGGATCGCACCGTGTTCGCCGCCGCCTTCCGCCGCGTCGTCGCCTGTCTGTAA
- a CDS encoding twin-arginine translocase TatA/TatE family subunit, which produces MGGLSLVHWIIILFVIVLLFGAGRISPMMGELAKGMKAFKQGLKDDEKPAEPTTIGQGQPAQPIPSQQNQEHKVG; this is translated from the coding sequence ATGGGTGGTTTGAGCCTCGTCCACTGGATCATCATTCTCTTCGTCATCGTGCTGCTGTTCGGCGCCGGCCGGATCTCGCCGATGATGGGAGAACTCGCGAAGGGCATGAAGGCGTTCAAGCAGGGTCTGAAGGACGACGAAAAGCCGGCCGAGCCGACCACGATCGGTCAGGGCCAGCCGGCGCAGCCGATCCCGAGCCAGCAGAACCAGGAACACAAGGTCGGCTGA